One stretch of Leishmania panamensis strain MHOM/PA/94/PSC-1 chromosome 29 sequence DNA includes these proteins:
- a CDS encoding DNA-directed RNA polymerase I-like protein (TriTrypDB/GeneDB-style sysID: LpmP.29.0140), whose product MKLEIIECVRKEHAAGETLTFQLNEVDSSFANALRRVMLAEIPTLAIEYVTIRQNTSVLPDEMIAHRLGLVPLFSEKAKRLNFPQDCGCGGSGCPDCQITGSLKVQCPPNQHSKQVFIGDSLQIDSAEVYPVSAEEHGIWLVTLGRSQVLDLNVLIRKNIAKTHAKFMPVATVAMRYAAEILLNPNGFQALGKTNAREWVARCPRNVFRFVERTGQVEVQDEGACIFCRECTSQEPPFDKLPEPLVFVRQRKSKMGYFDFTFVVESTGVLPVLQIVYDAVAVLRKKLQRVSEGLMKNPNADGVMTRTIGQSTTAPVVPNADAVRKGAEEDNLDFTMQ is encoded by the coding sequence ATGAAGCTCGAGATCATCGAGTGCGTGAGAAAAGAGCACGCCGCGGGTGAGACGCTGACGTTTCAGCTCAACGAGGTGGACAGCTCGTTTGCCAACGCACTGCGACGTGTTATGCTGGCAGAGATTCCGACACTCGCCATTGAGTATGTGACAATCCGGCAGAACACATCGGTGCTGCCGGATGAAATGATTGCACACCGGCTCGGCCTtgtgccgctcttctccgAGAAGGCGAAGCGCTTGAACTTCCCACAAGATTGTGGCTGTGGCGGGAGCGGATGCCCAGACTGCCAGATTACCGGCTCCTTGAAGGTGCAGTGCCCGCCAAATCAGCACAGCAAGCAGGTGTTCATTGGCGATTCCCTGCAGATTGATAGCGCTGAGGTGTACCCAGTGAGTGCGGAGGAGCATGGCATTTGGCTGGTCACTCTGGGACGCAGCCAAGTGTTGGATCTGAATGTCTTAATACGCAAGAACATTGCCAAGACGCACGCCAAGTTTATgccggtggcgacggtggcgatgcGCTACGCTGCTGAGATCCTCCTCAACCCCAACGGGTTCCAGGCACTCGGGAAGACGAACGCGCGTGAGTGGGTGGCGCGCTGTCCGCGGAACGTCTTCCGATTTGTCGAGCGCACTGGACAGGTGGAGGTACAAGACGAGGGGGCTTGCATCTTCTGCCGCGAGTGCACATCGCAAGAGCCCCCGTTTGACAAGCTCCCCGAGCCGCTCGTGTTTGtgcggcagaggaagagtaAGATGGGCTACTTCGACTTCACCTTCGTAGTGGAGTCGACTGgggtgctgccggtgctgcagaTTGTGTACGATGCAGTGGCGGTGTTGCGcaagaagctgcagcgggtgAGCGAGGGTCTCATGAAGAACCCGAATGCGGACGGCGTGATGACGCGCACGATTGGCCAGTCCACGACTGCCCCGGTGGTGCCCAACGCGGATGCCGTGCGGAAGGGAGCGGAGGAGGATAACCTAGACTTCACAATGCAATAG